In the Streptomyces fradiae ATCC 10745 = DSM 40063 genome, GCTCGTTCTCCTCGCCCTTGAGTCCCTGAGCCGCCCGTCCCGCACCCGGGCCGGGGCGGTGAGCGACCGCTTAGTACCTTCAGCAGGACGAGACGCTAGAAGCCCTGGCACGCGGTGTCAACGGCCGGGCGGGCTCGGGATCGACGGCGCGGGACCGGCGGCACGGGACCGTCCCCATCGACCGGAGGTCCCTCGCGGGACCGCGCGGGGCCCCGAGCCGACCGGCCGGGGGACCCGCCACGGGGCCTCAGCGGACCAGCAGGTCCAGCAGCCGCTCCACCTCGGCCCGCGGGTCGGTGGTGAGTCCGGTGTGCACGGGGCCCGGCTGGACGACGGTGGAGCGGGGCGCGACGAGCCAGCGGAAGCGGCGGCCCGCGTCGTCCCGCGCGGCCTGCCCGGCGTCCTCGCCGCCCCGGCACACGCCCTCGACGGCGTGGAGGGCGGCCCGTACGCCCGTGACGTCGGCGCGCGGGTCGAGCGCGGCCAGCTTCCCCTCGTCGAGGTGGGTGCGCGCGGCCACGAAGGACGTGGCGCGGCAGTAGACCACCACACCGGCGTTGATGCACTCGCCCCGGTCGACGCGCGGGACGACCCGCAGCAGGGCGTACTCGAAGACGTTCCGCTCGGTCACTCGCCGCCGTCCTTCTGGTCGCGCTGCCCGGTGGTGCCGCCCTGGGCGGTGTGGGGCCACGGCCCCAGGTGGTCGGTGAGCCAGCCGGGGGCCCGCGACGGTCCGCGCCCGGTCCGCTCCCCCACGGTGATCCGCTCGTGGACGGTCGCCGCGCGGGGCAGCAGCGCCTCGACGTACGCGCGGCGCACGGCGTCGGGCGTGTCGAAGCCGGGCTCGTCGACCAGCCACTCGTCCGGCACGTCGGCGGCCACCTCGGTGAGCAGGTCCTCCGTGACCCGCGGCGCCAGCTCGGCCGCGGCGGCGGCGATGTCGGGGCCGTAGCCGGCCAGGACGTGGTCCGAGGCGTCGTACGGCTTGGCGGCGGACGCCCGCGCGCCGGGCCAGTTGTGGTGCCAGATCATGGTGGCGCCGTGGTCGATGAGCCACGGCTCGCCGTGCCAGACCAGCATGTTGGGGTTGCGCCAGGACCGGTCGACGTTGTTGATCAGCGCGTCGAACCAGACGACCCGGCCGGCCTCGACGGGGTCCATTTCGTAGGCGAGCTGGTCGAAACCGATGGAGCCCGGCAGGAAGTCCATGCCGAGGTTCAGCCCGCCACTGGCCTTGAGCAGCTCCTGCACCTCCTGGTCGGGTTCGCCGAGCCCGATGACCGGATCCAGCTGGATCGCCACGAGTTCGGGCACCCGCAGGCCGAGCCGGCGGCCGAGCCGCCCGCAGATCACCTCGGCGACGAGCGTCTTGCGGCCCTGGCCGGCGCCGGTGAACTTCATGACGTACGTGCCGAGGTCGTCGGCCTCGACGATCCCGGGGAGCGAGCCGCCCTCACGCAGGGGCGTGACGTAGCGGGTCGCCGTGACTTCGGAAAGCATGGCCCCAGGCTATCCGGACGGCCGCACCGGCCACGCGGGATCGATCTCCGGCTGCTCGACCGGGCGGCCGGGAAGGCGGAGGCCGCCGGTACGGCGGGGGCGACCGAGCGCCGGCGCGGACAGGCGCCGAGGGCGACCGAGCGCCGGCGCGGACGGGCATCGTAGGCGGACGGGCATCGGAGGCGGAGGCGGGCGGGCGCCGGAGGCGGGGGCGGGCGCCGGAGGCAGGCGCCCCGGCCGGTCGCGGGAAGCCGGCGGGGCCGCCGGTCGCGGCAAAAGGGCGGGCCCGCAGGGCCGTTCGGCTGCCATCCTGCGGAGCATGAATCCCGTCCCTCCCGCGCACACGACCGCCGCCTCCCCGTCGCCTTCGCCCCTCGCCGCGCCCGACCTGCCCGCCGCCTTCGCCCGCACCCGGCGGTTCTCGCTGGGCGTGCCGGGGCGGTTCGCGGTCTCGCCGGACGGGGCGCGGGTGCTGTTCACCCGCACCGCGTCGGGTACGGACCCGGTCGGCCGGCTGTGGCTGTCCGAGGAGGGCGGGGAGCGGCTGCTCGCCGATCCGCTCGCCCTCGGCGGGCCCGGTGACGACGATCTGCCGGAGGAGGAGAAGGTCCGGCGCGAGCGGTCCCGCGTCCTGGCGTCCGGGATCACCGGCTACGCCACGGACGCGGCGGTCCGCCTCGCCGTGTTCACGCTCGGCGGCGCCCTGTGGGCGGTGCGCACGGACGGCGGCGCACCGTGGCGCATCCCGACCGGGGGCCCGGCCGTGGACCCGCGCCCCTCCCCGGACGGCTCCCTCGTCGCGTACGTGACGGGCGGCGCCCTGCGCGTGGTGGGCGCCGACGGCACGGGCGACCGGGCGCTGGCCGTGCCCGAGGCGCCGGACGTGGTGTACGGCCTGGCGGAGCACGCGGCGGCCGAGTCGATGGGCCGGCACCGCGGGTACTGGTGGTCGCCGGACGGCGACGCCCTGCTGGTCGCCCGGGTCGACGAGGCACCCGTGGCACGCTGGCACCTGGCCGACCCGGCGGACCCGGCCCGCCCGCCGCGCACCGTGCGGTACCCGGTGGCCGGTACGGACAACGCCGAGGTCACCGTGCACGTGGTGGGGCTCGGCGGCCGCCGGACCGCCCTGCGCCTGCCCGACGAGGCGGAGGCGGGGCCGCACCCGCGGGGCCCGTGGACCGACCGGCGCTTCGCGTACCTGACGGCTGCCGGGTGGGACGCGCACGGCCCGTACGTGGAGCTCCAGACGCGGGACCAGCGTACGACCGCGGTGTTCGCGGCGGACCCGGCGACGGGGGCCGTGCGCCCGCTGCGCACGGCGCGGGACGCCGCCTGGGTGGCCCTCACGCCCGGCACACCGCTGCGCACGGCCTCCGGCGCGCTGGTCACGGCGGAGGTGCTCGGCGACGGGACGCGCGGGCTGCGCGTCGGCGACGCGCTCTCCCCAGCGGGGCTCCAGGTGCGGGAGGTGCTGGGCGCGGTGGGCCGGCGCGTCTTCCTCACCGGCGGCCCGGAGCCGACGGAGAGCCATGTGTGGGTGTACGACCCACAGGAGGGCGGCGGGCCGGACGGGGCGGGGGCGTTTCGCCGGGTGAGCGAGGAGCCGGGCCTCCACACGGCCGCGGTCGGCGGGGACACCGTCGTCCTGGAGAGCCTGACGTGCGCGGGCCCCTCCGCCACGGTGCTGCGCGGCGGTCGGCCGGTGCGGCGGATCGCGGTGCTGGCCGAGGAGCCGCCGGTCCGCCCGCGCGTGGCCCACCTGTCGCTGGGCGCGCGGGAGTTGCGCGCCCATCTGCACCTGCCGACCTGGTACGACGCGGACCGCGATGAGCGGCTTCCGGTGCTGCTCAGCCCGTACGGCGGACCCGGACTGCAGCTCGCGGTGCGGGCGTACGGCTGGTGGAGCGCCGTGGCGCAGTGGTTCGCCGAGCAGGGGTTCGCCGTGCTGATCACCGACGGGCGCGGCACTCCGGGGCGCGGGCGGGCGTGGGAGGTCGCGGTGCGCGGCGACCGGCTGGGTCCCGCGCTGGAGGACCAGGTGGACGCGCTGCGCGGGGCGGCGGAGCGGTATCCGGCGCTGGACCCGGGGCGGGTGGCGATCCGGGGCTGGTCGTACGGCGGGTATCTGGCGATCGGGGCGGTGCTGCACCGCCCGGACGTGTTCCACGCGGCGGTCGCGGGCGCCGCGCCGACCGACCGGCGGCTGTACGACACGCACTGGGAGGAGCGGTTCCTGGGCCACCCGGACGTGGAGCCGGAGAACTACGAGCGGTCGTCGCTGCTGGGCTCGGCCGACCGGCTGGAGCGCCCGCTGATGCTGATGCACGGGCTGGCCGACGACAACGTGGTGGCGGCCCACACCCTGCGGCTCTCCGCCGCGCTGCTCGCCGCCGGGAAGCCCCATACGGTGCTGCCGCTGCCCGGTGCGACCCACATGGTGACGCGGGAGGAGGTGGTGAGCAACCAGCTGCGCCTTGAGGTGGAGTTCCTCAGGCGGTCGCTCGGGCTCTGAGCGGGCGGGGCCCGGCCCGCCGCCGTGCCGGAGCCCGTGCGGCGCCGGCACGGCGGCGGGTGGGCCTCGCGGGCGGCGGGGTGGCCGATGCCGGGGCGGGCGCGGTCGCTCGCGGGCCGTCAGGCCGCCGCGGCGGCCCCGGCCTCGCGCAGTGCCTCCACGGCCGCCCTGATGGACGGCCGCCGGTCCGCGTCCACCCGCCACACCGCGTAGATGTGCCGCCGCATCTGCCGGCGGACCGGTACGAGCGCGACACCCTCGGGGACGGGGCCTCGCCCGAGCCGCGGCGTGACGCACACGCCGAGCCCGGCCTGGATCAGCGCCAGTTGGGTGTGGTGCTCGCCCGCGAGGTGGGCGATGCGCGGTTCGATGCCCTTCGAGCGCAGGGTGAAGACCAGCCAGTCGTGGCAGAACTCGCCCTCCGGCCAGGAGACCCAGTCGTCGTCGGCGAACTCCTCCAGGTCGACCTCGGCGCGCCCGGCGAGCGGATGGCCCGCGGCCATGGCCACGTCGGCGGCGTCGTCCAGGAGCGCGGCCTGGGCGAGCCCGCCGGGGACGGGGAGGCGCTTGTTGCTCCAGTCCAGGACGACGGCGAGGTCCACGTCCCCCCGCAGCACCTGGCGGATGCCGTGCTCGGGCTCCAGTTCGCTGCTGCGTACCCGCAGTTCGGGGTGGCCCGCCCGCAGGGCGGTGATGGCGCGGGGGAACAGGCCGCGCGCGGCGGTCGGGAAGCCGGCGAGCCGCACCTCGCCCACCACCCGGCCGCGCTGGGCCTCGATGTCCGCCTGGGCGAGCGCGACCTGCGACAGGATGCGGGCGGCGTGCCCGGCGAGCAGGTGCCCGGCGTCGGTGAGCCGGACGCCCCGGCCGTTCTTCGCCACGAGCTGCTGGCCGACCTCGCGCTCCAGCTTGGCCAGTTGCTGCGAGACGGCCGAGGTCGTGACGTGCAGTGCGTCGGCGGCGCCGCTCACCGAGCCGTGGCGGGCGAGGGCGTCGAGGGTGCGGAGGCGCTCCAGGTTCAACACATAAGCGATACTAAGGGGAAGCATCAAGAAGATCTCACTTGTTCTAAGAGATCATCGGGTCCAGGCTGGGCGCCATGAGCACAGCGCCCCCGCCTCCGCCCGCACCCTCGTCCCCGCCCGCGCCCTCGTCCCCGCCCGCGCCGTCCTCCCCGTCGCCCGCCCCGCCATCTGCCTCCGATGCCCCGTCGACGGCGCCCTCGCCCGGCCCCGCGGACCGGCGGGCCCGCGTCGACTGGCGGGTGCGCTTCGCGGCGCTCGCGGTCGTGTGGGGCTTCAGCTTCCTGCTGATCAAGGTCGGCACGTCGGCGTACGCGCCGTTCCAGGTGACGTTCGGGCGGCTGCTCTTCGGCACGCTGGTGCTCGTCGCGGCCATGGCGGTGCGGCGGGCGGGCCTGCCGCGCGGTGCGCGGACGTGGGCGCACCTGGCGGTGGCGGCGTTCTTCCTCAACGCCCTGCCGTTCTCGCTCTTCGCGTACGCCGAGCTGACGATCCCGTCGACCCTGGCGGGCATCTGCAACGCCACCTCGCCGCTGTGGGGCATGGCCCTGTCGCTGGTCGCCCTCTCCGAGGACCGCCCGACGCGCCGCCGCGTCGCCGGTCTGGGCGTCGGCTTCCTGGGCGTCCTCACGGTGCTGGGCGCCTGGCAGGGCTTCTCCGGCGTGGACATGACCGGCACCGCCATGGCGCTGCTGGCGTCGCTGAGCTACCCGGTCGGCTGGATCTACGTACGCCGCACCCTGGCGGGGCGCGGGGAGTCGCACCTGTCCCTGACCGGCGCGCAACTGATGCTGGCGACGGCGCAGCTCGCGGTGGTGACGCCGCTGCTCACCAGCCTGCCCGAGGCGTTCCCGGTCCTCCCGCTGCTGGCGGTGGTCGCGCTCGGCGCGCTGGGTACGGGCTTCGCGATGCTCGTCCAGTACGGGATCGTCGCGGAGGTCGGCCCGACGACCGGCCAGATGGTCACCTACTTCATCCCGGTCATCGCGACGGCTGCCGGGGTGACCCTGCTCGACGAGCCGCTGACCTGGAACACCCCGGTCGGCGCGCTGATCGTACTGGCGGGCGCGGCGCTGACGCAGAGCCGGGCGGGAGCCGCCCCGCGCGCCTCCCGCACCGCGCCCCGCTCCTCGCCCCCCTCCCGCACCGGCCGTACCGCACGGCGGGGGCGCTCCACCTGAGGCGACAGGGCCGGGGGCGCCGGCCCCGACCCGGCGACGGGGACGGCCACCAGGCGACAGCCGCCGGCCGTCGGCCGTCGGCCGCCGCGCCTCAGCGGTACGACCGCACCGCCGCGGTCCCCGCCGTCACCGCCGCGGCCACCGCGGCGGCCAGCGGCTCGATGTCGGCGCCGGTCAGCCCGGACACGGTCAGCCGGACACCGGGCGGCGATGCGAGCCGGAACCGGGCGCCCGGCGCCACCGCCCACCCGGCCTGCAGCAGCCGCGCCACCGCGCCGGTCTCGTCGGCCACCGGCACCCACACGTTCATCCCGCTGCGCCCGTGCGCCCGCACGCCCCGGTCCGCGAGCGCCCGGACCAGCGCGTCGCGCCGCTCCCCGTACGACCGCGCCACCGCCGCCCGGTCGACGGCGCCGGTCCGCCAGAGGTGCACGACGGCCCGCTGGAGGACGTGGCTCACCCAGCCGGGTCCGAGCCGCAGCCGTCCGAGCACCCGGTCCACGGTGTCGGCGTCGCCGGTGAAGACGGCGAGGCGCAGGTCCGGCCCGTACGCCTTGGCGACCGACCGGACGAACGCCCACCGGCCGGTCGCCCCGCCGAGCGGCCGGAGCGGCGCGTCGACGAAGCCGTGCCCGTGGTCGTCCTCCACGACGAGCACCTCCGGGTGCCGGCCCAGCACCTCCCGCAGCCGCGCCGCCCGCTCGGCGCCCAGCGCGGCGCCCGTCGGGTTCTGCGCCCGCGCGGTGACGACCACCGCGCGGGCGCCGCCGTCCCGTACCGCCCGCTCCACCTGGTCCGGCAGCGGCCCGTCGTCGTCCACGGCCACGGGCACGGCCCGCAGGCCCAGCGCCGGCACGAGGTCGAGCACGCTGCCCCAGCCCGGGTCCTCGACCGCCACCGCGTCGCCCGGCCGCAGGTGTGCGGCGAGGATCCGCTCGATGGCGTCCAGCGCGCCGCCCGCCACCCCCACGGGCCCGTCGGGCACCCCGTCCGCGTCCAGCGCGGCGCGGGCGAGCCGGGCGAGGTCCTCGTCGACGGGCGGCTCCCCGTACATCACGGGCCGCCCCGCGCCCGCGGTCGCGGCGGCCGCCAGTGCGGGACCCAGCGGCGGCAGCAGGGCCGGGTCCGGGTTGCCGTGGCCGAGGTCCCGTACGCCCTCGGGGGCCTCGATCCGCACGGCGTCCCGCGCGGTGGTCGCCGGCCGCGCGCGCACCCGGCTGCCCCGGCGTCCGGCGGTCTCGATGACGCCCCGCTCGCGCAGGGCCCGGTACGCGGCCGCGACCGTGTTCGGATTCACCCCCAGGCCGGCCGCCAGCTCCCGCATGGGCGGAAGCGCCTGGCCCGGCCGCAGGTCGCCCGACGCGACGCCGCGCTCCACGCTCGCCGTGATCTCCGATGCGCGGCGCCCACTGATCCGATACTCTCCTAGCACAAACAGCATTATGCACTAGTGCAATGGAGGCCGCAATGCCGGAGACCGCCACCCCCGCCGCCCACGGGGCCGTGGAAGCCCATAGGGCGCCCGGGTCCCGCGGGGCGTACGAACCGACCGAGCTCACCGTCCCGACCCGGGGCCGCCCGAGGGCGTCCTACGACCGGGAGCTGGTCCACGCGATACTCGACGAGGCGTACGTCTGCCACCTGGGCTTCGTCCGCGACGGCCGTCCGGTCGTGCTGCCCACCCTGTACGGGCGGGTCGGCGAGCGGCTGTACGTCCACGGCTCCACGGGATCCCGGCCGCCGCGCATGGCGGGCGCCGGCGGGACGGACGCGGGCCTGCCCGTGTGCCTGACGGTCACCCACGTCGACGGACTGGTCCTGGCCCGCTCGGCCTTCCACCACTCGGTCAACTACCGCTCGGTCGTGGTGCACGGCACCGCCCACCAGGTCACGGACCGGCAGGAGAAGCTCGCCGCGCTGGACGCCCTCGTCGACCACGTCGTGCCCGGCCGCTCGGCGGACTCCCGGCCCGCCAACGCCAGGGAGCTGGCCGCGACGGCCGTCCTCCGCCTCGACCTGGCCGAGGTGTCCGCCAAGGTGCGCACCGGCGGCGTCAACGAGGAGCCCGAGGACCTGGGCCTGCCCCACTGGGCCGGGGTGATCCCGCTGACCACGCGGTACGGAGCGGCCCAGCCCGACCGGGACCTGGACCCGTCGATCGCCCTCCCCGGCTACCTCGCCGCGCTCTGAGGGGTCGCCGCCCCCCGCGGCGCGGGGCGTCCGCCACGCGGCTCCGGCCCCGCCCCGCCGGAGCCGGAACCGGGGCCGCTGCCGCAGCCGCAGCGGGACCCGAATCCGTGATCGGAGCAGGAACGGGAGCCGGGACCGGTGCCGGGCCCAGCCCCGTCCCCCGTCCCGGCCCCGTCCCCCGTCCCGGCCCCGTCCCCCGTCCCGGCCCCGGCCCCCGTCCCGGCCGCCTCCCCCGTCGCCTCGCCGCGCCGGGCCGCCGCCAGCCGGGTCTCGCCGAGCGCCAGCCCGGTCACCGCCGCGAGCAGCAGCAGGGTGCCCGCCACGGTCGCGGCGGTCAGCCGCTCGTCGAGCAGGACGACCGCGATGGCCGCCGCGCTCACCGGTTCGAGCAGCATGATCACGGACACGGTCGCCGACCGCACCGCGGCCGCGCCCACGAAGTACAGGGCGTACGCGAGCGCGGTCGGCACGGCGGCCACGTAGGCCATGAGCGCCAGGACCCGTGCCGGTTCGGCCGTGTGCGGCACCAGTCCCTCCGCGGCGGCGAGCGGCAGCAGCCCGACGGCGCTCACCGCGAACGCCCAGGTGGTGGTCGTCAGCGCGTCGCCGCCGCCCCCGTCACGGCCCAGCCACCGGGTCAGCAGCGTCATCGCGGCGTACGCGGCGGCCGACAGCAGCGCGAGGACCACTCCGGCGGGCCGCACGGTCGCCGCGTCACCGCCCAGGACGAGGACCGCCAACCCGGCGAGCGCCCCGGCGACCGCGGCCGCACCGCCGCGTCCCAGCCGCTCGCCCAGGGCGAGCCGGGCGCCCACCGCCATCAGGACGGGCCCGGCACCCAGGGTGACGACGGTGCCGACCGCGAGACCGGTCGCGTCGACGGCCGCGAAGTAGGCGCTCTGGAAGACGGCCAGCCCGATCCCGGTGCCGAGCACCTGCCCGAGCACGCGCCGCCGCGAGCGGGTGCGCCGGCCGCCCGCGGGGCGCCGGCGCACGGCGAGGACGCCGAGCAGGAGGACGAGCCCCCCGACGCAGCGCCAGAAGGAGAGGGCGAGCGACCCGAAGTCGCTGGCCCGGAAGAGGAGGGAGGCGGCGGCCCCCGCGGTGCCCCAGGCGACCCCGGCGACGATGAGGTAGAGGAGGCTGCGCCCGACGGACGCGGCGGCGGGCGTGGACGTACGGACGGGGTGGTGCGACACGTGATGCTCCGGTGGGAAGACGGCTTGCGGCTGCTCTGCTGCGCACGCGGGCAGCGACGGGCCGCTCGGGGCGCTGCCCGAGCCGGGTCTTCGTCAGGAGGCCGCCGCCCGCGTCACGCGGCGGGAGGCGGAAGTACGGTCGCGTGCATGGCGGGCAGCCTAGGTGGCGGCCCGGTCGGTGGACAACCTGTCCTGGCCGGGCAGGGGGTCGGAGCCCGCCACGGGCCCGGAGGCGGCCTTGGGCGTGGACCGCTGGGCGATGAAGGCGCCGACGAGCACGAGTGTGCCGCCCGCGATCTGCGGCGCCGACAGGTGCTCGCCGAGCAGCACCCAGGCGAGGACGGTGGCGATGACCGCCTCCAGGCAGGCCACCACCCCGGCGACCTGCGGGGACAGCCGCCGCACCGAGACGACCCCGGTGACGTACGCGAGAACGGTCGCGACGAGCACGATCCAGCCGAGCAGCGCCCAGGCGGGCGCGGCGGTGCCGCCCAGGTCGGCGGCGCCGGCGAGGACGCCCCACTCCATGCCCCAGGGGCGGGCCACGACGGTGAGGACGGCGGCGCCGACGAGCAGGCCGTACGCGATGACGCCCAGCGGGTCGACGGGCCGCTCCCCGTCGGCGCCCTGGTCGGACAGGACGAAGTAGCCGACCTGGCAGCAGGCGGCGCCGAGGGCGAGGAGGAGCCCGAGCACGTCGAAGCCGAGCCCGGACCACACCTCCACCACGCAGGCGAGGCCGGTCACGGCGAGGACGACCCCGAGGGCGGCGGCCCGCGTCACCGGGCGGCGCTGCACGAAGCGGACCCAGCCGAGCACGAGCGCGGGCGCCAGGTACTCGATGAGCAGGGCCACGCCGACGGGGATGCGGGAGAGCGCGGCGAAGTAGAACGCCTGGACACCCGCGACGGCCAGCAGGCCGAAGCCCGCGAGGAGGGCCGGTCTGCGGCGGAGCAGATCGCGGTGGCGCCAGGCCAGGGGCAGCATGACGAGCGCGGCGCCGGTCACCCGCAGCCACACCACGTGGAGCGGGTCGAGGCCCGCCTCGATGAGCGGCTTGGCCGCCACACCCGATCCACCGAAAGCGAAGGCCGAGGCCAGGGCCAGTCCCAGGCCGGCGCTTCTCACCTGAGACGCGTGCATCGGCACATGATGGCAGGCGTCTGTCAGGAGCGTAAAGCCTGTCGCACCTGTTGAGACGGATGCTCGACGCGGGCGGTCAGCAGGCCCCTGTCGACTCCCGCGCGGGTGAGGACCTGCACGGCCCGGCAGTGCGGGTCGGCGGCGAGCCCGGCGAGCAGGTCGAGGGGCCGGGCGCGCGGCTCGCCCCTGGCCCGTGCCCGCGCGAGGGCGGCCTCCAGGGCGGCGCCCGCCGCGGGCGACCACCCGGCCCGCACGCCCGCGAGGACGGGGCCCGCGGACCCGGCCCCCTCCCGGACGGCGGACCCCCGCGGCCCGGCCCCCTCCCGGACGGCGGAGCCGGCCCATCCGGTCGGACCGGCCTCGTCCGTCGCGGCCGGTCCGGGGGGCTCCGGCGCCTCGCCCCCTCGCACGACCGCTCCCGCGCCCGAGTCCTCCACGGTGCCGTGCCAGCGGAGCCCGTAGCCGATGCTGCGCTGGACGAGGTAGGCGAGGACACGGGCGGCGCGCTCCGCCCCGAGGGCGGCCCGGACCTCCGGGTGGGACTCCGCGAGCGAGTGCAGGAGGTGCGCGGTGTCGATCTGCCGGTCGCCGTCACGCGCGGCCCTGCGCCGCGCCGCGGCCACGACGGCGGCGAGTTCGGCGCCGAGTCCGTCCCCCGCCCCGGCGTCCCGCACCGCGCGGGCCCCGGCGTCCCGCACCGCGCGCGCATCGGCGCCCTGACCCGCCCCGGGGTCGGCGTCCTCGGCGGTGTCCCGGCCGGCGGCCGCCGCGGCAGGCGCGCGGGCGGGGCGGGCCGGGTGACGCGAGGGGGAGCTCTGCACCCTCCCACCTCATCAGGCGGGCGCGCCCGCGGGCATCCTCGTGAGGGAGCATGCGGCGTCCCACACAGGGTGGGCTCCGGGCCCCGGCGCCTCCTCCTCAGGGAGGAGACCGCGCCGCCGGGCTCGACCGCGGCTCGCACCCGCACGACGCGACGGTGATCGGGGCCAGACGTCCCGGATTGGCCTTGGCCGGCCGGTCCGGCGTGCGCGTACGGTCTCCGCCATGCGCATCCGAATCGTCGACGCCTTCACCGACCGTCCCTTGTCCGGCAACCCGGCGGGCGTCCTGCTCCTCGACGCCTTCCCCGACGACCGGTGGCTCCAGCGGGTCGCCGCGGAGGTCAACCTCTCCGAGACCGCCTTCGCGCACCCGCTGCCACCCGGCGGCGACGCCGACTGGGCGCTGCGCTGGTTCACCCCGGCGACCGAGGTGGACATGTGCGGCCACGCCACGCTGGCCACCGCGCACGTCCTGCACACGGCGGGCCTGGCCACCGGCACCGTGCGCTTCGCCGCCCGCTGCGGGGTCCTCGTCACGACCGCCGCCGAGGACGGCACGATCACGATGGACTTCCCCACCTCGACGCTCACCCCGGTGGAAGCGCCCGAGGGCCTCGCCGAGGCGCTGGGCGCGGAGGTCGTGTCGGTGCACGACACGGCCGCCCACATCGGGGACCTCCTGGTCGAGCTGCGGGACGAGAGCGCCGTACGGGGCCTCGCGCCCGACCTGGCGGCGCTGGCCGCGCTGTCGGACCGGGGCGTGATCGTGACGGCTGCGGCGAAGGACCCGGCGCGCGGCCACGACTTCGTCTCGCGCGGCTTCTTCCCGAACGTGGGAATCGACGAGGACCCGGTCACGGGCAGTGCGCACACGGCCCTGGCCCCGTTCTGGTCGGCGCGCCTCGGCCGGAGCGAGCTGACCGGCCTGCAGGGCGGCGCCCGCACCGGGGTCGTCCGCACGGCGCTGCGCGGCGAGCGGACGCTGCTGACCGGTCAGGCGGTCACCGTGATCGACGGCGACCTCCGCGCCTGACGCCGGCTCGGGCGCCGGGCACCGCGCCCGACCGCGTCCCGCACCCGGCCCCCGCACCCGGCGCCCGTGCCCGCGCCCGCGCCCGCACCGGTCACGCCGTGGGCAGCCACCCGACCCGGCCCGCGAGCAGGGCGTAGCCGACGAAGGCGACGATGTCCAGCAGTGCGTGCGCCACCACCAGCGGCCCGACCCGCCCCCAGCGCCGGTACAGCAGCACGAAGACGACGCCCATGACCAGGTTGCCGATGAACCCGCCGATGCCCTGGTACAGGTGGTACGAGCCGCGCAGCAGCGCGCTGGCGGCGAGCGCCGCCGTGGGCGACCAGCCGAGCTGCCCCAGCCGGCGCAACAGGTAGCCGACGACGATGACCTCCTCCACCACGGAGTTCTGGATCGCCGACAGGATGAGCACGGGGAACTTCCACCACTCGCCGGGCAGCGACTCGGGCACGACCGTGAGGTTCATGCCGACGGCCCGCGACAGCAGGTAGAAGGCGAGTCCGGCACTGCCGATGGCGGCCGCCACGAGGGTGCCGCGCCCGAGGTCCGACCAGGGGTGGCGGCGGTCGAAGCCGATGGCGCGCAGTCCCGCGCCCTCGCGGGTCAGCAGGTGCGCGACGAGGACCACGGGCACGAGCGCGGTGGCGAGGGAGAAGAGCTGCCAGGCGAGGTCCAGCCACGGGCGGCCGGGCGCGAAGGAGCCGTTGAGGGTGGCCGCCTGGTCCTTGAGGCCGCCGGGTCTCGTCAGCGACCCGACGAAGCTGATCAGCGAGGACACCGCGCTCGCGCCGAGCGACAGGGCGAGCACGATCAGCGTCTCGGACCGCAGGACCTCCCGTGGCTCGCCCGGCGGCGTGGCCGCTCCCGCCGTCCGTTCCGCACCTGTCCGCACGCGCGCCTCCCGTCGTGGACCTTGCGCGTCCAGCTTGCCCGACGGCGGCGCGGGCCACGTGGACGGGTCCCCCGCGAAACACCCCCGCCGGACGCCGGACCCCGGACGCCGGACCCCGGACCCCGGACCCCGGACTCAGGACGCCCGACGCCCGACTCCCGACGCCAAACGCCGGATGCCGGACGCAGGGCGGGTCGCGCGGCGGCCGTTGCGCGGGGCAGGACTCCGAGGCGCGACGGCCGTCCCCCGGGCGGG is a window encoding:
- a CDS encoding DUF3037 domain-containing protein codes for the protein MTERNVFEYALLRVVPRVDRGECINAGVVVYCRATSFVAARTHLDEGKLAALDPRADVTGVRAALHAVEGVCRGGEDAGQAARDDAGRRFRWLVAPRSTVVQPGPVHTGLTTDPRAEVERLLDLLVR
- a CDS encoding HipA family kinase, with the translated sequence MLSEVTATRYVTPLREGGSLPGIVEADDLGTYVMKFTGAGQGRKTLVAEVICGRLGRRLGLRVPELVAIQLDPVIGLGEPDQEVQELLKASGGLNLGMDFLPGSIGFDQLAYEMDPVEAGRVVWFDALINNVDRSWRNPNMLVWHGEPWLIDHGATMIWHHNWPGARASAAKPYDASDHVLAGYGPDIAAAAAELAPRVTEDLLTEVAADVPDEWLVDEPGFDTPDAVRRAYVEALLPRAATVHERITVGERTGRGPSRAPGWLTDHLGPWPHTAQGGTTGQRDQKDGGE
- a CDS encoding S9 family peptidase; the encoded protein is MNPVPPAHTTAASPSPSPLAAPDLPAAFARTRRFSLGVPGRFAVSPDGARVLFTRTASGTDPVGRLWLSEEGGERLLADPLALGGPGDDDLPEEEKVRRERSRVLASGITGYATDAAVRLAVFTLGGALWAVRTDGGAPWRIPTGGPAVDPRPSPDGSLVAYVTGGALRVVGADGTGDRALAVPEAPDVVYGLAEHAAAESMGRHRGYWWSPDGDALLVARVDEAPVARWHLADPADPARPPRTVRYPVAGTDNAEVTVHVVGLGGRRTALRLPDEAEAGPHPRGPWTDRRFAYLTAAGWDAHGPYVELQTRDQRTTAVFAADPATGAVRPLRTARDAAWVALTPGTPLRTASGALVTAEVLGDGTRGLRVGDALSPAGLQVREVLGAVGRRVFLTGGPEPTESHVWVYDPQEGGGPDGAGAFRRVSEEPGLHTAAVGGDTVVLESLTCAGPSATVLRGGRPVRRIAVLAEEPPVRPRVAHLSLGARELRAHLHLPTWYDADRDERLPVLLSPYGGPGLQLAVRAYGWWSAVAQWFAEQGFAVLITDGRGTPGRGRAWEVAVRGDRLGPALEDQVDALRGAAERYPALDPGRVAIRGWSYGGYLAIGAVLHRPDVFHAAVAGAAPTDRRLYDTHWEERFLGHPDVEPENYERSSLLGSADRLERPLMLMHGLADDNVVAAHTLRLSAALLAAGKPHTVLPLPGATHMVTREEVVSNQLRLEVEFLRRSLGL
- a CDS encoding LysR family transcriptional regulator; this translates as MLNLERLRTLDALARHGSVSGAADALHVTTSAVSQQLAKLEREVGQQLVAKNGRGVRLTDAGHLLAGHAARILSQVALAQADIEAQRGRVVGEVRLAGFPTAARGLFPRAITALRAGHPELRVRSSELEPEHGIRQVLRGDVDLAVVLDWSNKRLPVPGGLAQAALLDDAADVAMAAGHPLAGRAEVDLEEFADDDWVSWPEGEFCHDWLVFTLRSKGIEPRIAHLAGEHHTQLALIQAGLGVCVTPRLGRGPVPEGVALVPVRRQMRRHIYAVWRVDADRRPSIRAAVEALREAGAAAAA
- a CDS encoding DMT family transporter; translated protein: MSTAPPPPPAPSSPPAPSSPPAPSSPSPAPPSASDAPSTAPSPGPADRRARVDWRVRFAALAVVWGFSFLLIKVGTSAYAPFQVTFGRLLFGTLVLVAAMAVRRAGLPRGARTWAHLAVAAFFLNALPFSLFAYAELTIPSTLAGICNATSPLWGMALSLVALSEDRPTRRRVAGLGVGFLGVLTVLGAWQGFSGVDMTGTAMALLASLSYPVGWIYVRRTLAGRGESHLSLTGAQLMLATAQLAVVTPLLTSLPEAFPVLPLLAVVALGALGTGFAMLVQYGIVAEVGPTTGQMVTYFIPVIATAAGVTLLDEPLTWNTPVGALIVLAGAALTQSRAGAAPRASRTAPRSSPPSRTGRTARRGRST